One Citrobacter amalonaticus genomic window carries:
- the bepA gene encoding beta-barrel assembly-enhancing protease produces the protein MFRQFKKNLVATLIAALTLSQVAPAFANSADSLPDMGTSAASTLSIGQEMQMGDYYVRQLRGSAPLINDPLLVQYINGLGMRLVSHADSVKTPFHFFLINNDEINAFAFFGGNVVLHSALFRYSDNESQLASVMAHEISHVTQRHLARAMEDQKRSAPLTWVGALGSILLAMASPQAGMAALTGTLAGSRQGMISFTQQNEQEADRIGIQVLQRSGFDPQAMPTFLEKLLDQARYSSRPPEILLTHPLPESRLSDTRNRANQMRPVVVQSSEDFYLAKARTLGMYNSGRNQLTSDMLDEWAKGNVRQQRAAQYGRALQAMEASKYDEARKALQPLLSAEPNNAWYLDLATDIDLGQKKTSDAIARLKKARDLRVNPVLQLNLANALLQGGQPQEAATILNRYTFNNKDDANGWDLLAQAEAALYNRDQELAARAEGYALAGRLDQAISLLSSASSQVKLGSQQQARYDARIDQLRQLQERFKPYTKM, from the coding sequence ATGTTCAGGCAGTTTAAGAAGAACCTGGTTGCTACCCTGATTGCCGCGCTGACCCTGAGTCAGGTGGCTCCCGCGTTCGCAAACTCCGCGGACAGCTTGCCGGACATGGGAACCTCGGCTGCAAGTACGCTTTCCATCGGCCAGGAAATGCAGATGGGCGATTATTATGTACGCCAGCTGCGTGGCAGCGCGCCACTGATTAACGATCCGCTGCTGGTTCAGTACATTAATGGGTTGGGTATGCGTCTGGTTTCACACGCCGATTCGGTCAAGACGCCCTTTCATTTCTTTTTGATTAATAACGACGAAATCAACGCCTTTGCCTTTTTTGGCGGTAACGTCGTGCTGCACTCTGCCCTGTTTCGCTATTCCGATAACGAAAGCCAGCTCGCCTCGGTTATGGCGCACGAAATCTCACACGTCACCCAGCGCCACCTGGCGCGCGCCATGGAAGATCAGAAACGCAGCGCGCCGCTGACCTGGGTTGGCGCGTTAGGCTCCATTCTATTGGCGATGGCAAGCCCTCAGGCCGGGATGGCCGCGCTCACCGGCACGCTGGCGGGATCGCGTCAGGGGATGATTAGCTTCACGCAGCAGAATGAACAGGAAGCAGACCGTATCGGCATTCAGGTTTTACAACGTTCTGGATTCGATCCGCAGGCGATGCCGACCTTCCTGGAAAAACTGCTCGACCAGGCGCGTTACTCCTCGCGTCCGCCTGAAATTTTGCTGACCCACCCCCTGCCGGAAAGTCGTCTTTCAGATACCCGCAACCGCGCAAACCAGATGCGTCCGGTGGTTGTGCAATCCTCTGAAGATTTCTATCTGGCGAAAGCACGAACTCTGGGAATGTATAACTCCGGGCGAAACCAACTGACCAGCGACATGCTGGACGAGTGGGCAAAAGGTAACGTCCGCCAGCAGCGCGCCGCACAGTATGGCCGTGCGTTGCAGGCGATGGAAGCCAGTAAATACGACGAGGCTCGCAAAGCGCTGCAACCGCTGCTGTCCGCAGAGCCCAATAACGCCTGGTATCTGGATCTGGCCACCGACATCGACCTCGGACAAAAGAAAACCAGTGACGCAATTGCCCGACTGAAAAAGGCGCGTGATTTGCGAGTCAACCCGGTTTTGCAACTTAACCTTGCGAACGCCCTGCTACAGGGCGGTCAGCCACAAGAAGCGGCAACCATCCTCAACCGTTATACGTTTAATAACAAGGACGATGCCAACGGCTGGGATCTACTGGCGCAGGCGGAAGCCGCGCTGTATAACCGCGATCAGGAACTGGCCGCGCGTGCGGAAGGGTATGCGCTGGCGGGCCGTCTCGATCAGGCCATCTCGTTACTGAGCAGCGCCAGTTCGCAAGTGAAGCTGGGCAGCCAGCAACAGGCGCGTTACGATGCGCGCATCGACCAGTTGCGCCAGTTGCAGGAACGTTTTAAGCCGTATACGAAAATGTAA
- the arsC gene encoding arsenate reductase (glutaredoxin) (This arsenate reductase requires both glutathione and glutaredoxin to convert arsenate to arsenite, after which the efflux transporter formed by ArsA and ArsB can extrude the arsenite from the cell, providing resistance.), producing the protein MSKAVKIYHNPRCSKSRETLNLLQSHGVEPEVVLYLDAPADAATLRQLLKMLGMESARELMRRKEELYASLNLADSSLSEEELIQAMVEHPKLMERPIVVANGQARIGRPPEQVLEIIG; encoded by the coding sequence ATGTCAAAGGCCGTAAAAATCTACCATAACCCACGCTGCTCCAAGAGCCGCGAAACGCTGAACCTGCTGCAATCGCACGGTGTGGAGCCAGAAGTGGTGCTTTACCTGGATGCGCCCGCAGATGCCGCAACGCTGCGTCAGTTGTTGAAGATGCTGGGCATGGAAAGCGCCCGGGAACTGATGCGCCGAAAAGAGGAGCTCTACGCGTCGCTCAATCTGGCTGACAGCAGTCTGAGTGAAGAAGAACTGATTCAGGCGATGGTGGAACACCCGAAACTGATGGAACGTCCAATTGTGGTGGCGAACGGCCAGGCGCGCATTGGCCGTCCACCGGAACAGGTGCTGGAAATCATCGGCTAA
- a CDS encoding helix-turn-helix domain-containing protein: MEIKLHANATTTPRIRRYLQQSDKSDRALAAELGISVTTVRRWRQREQTADRQTTPKVIHKAMRQEQIALINGLRDATGAPLDELLLLVNEGLGIHVSRATLNRYLKPVRMMRQGTLLQGKKALKAGHFPHLLEVHHLPLSLHMEDGGEHHVLWAREPVSGWCYARLYAGISPHLVMKWLDALLTACPADIQSIETFFSDTHLDGLEQGLIARGMTHKINRNVQNAIRVNLPLAAIVPRVKDVSASQLLTEICESYNTGKAQKKLGEMTPQAFLEALRRSD, encoded by the coding sequence ATGGAAATAAAACTGCATGCCAATGCCACCACGACACCGCGCATCCGTCGTTATCTGCAGCAGTCGGATAAAAGCGACAGGGCGCTGGCCGCTGAGCTGGGGATTTCCGTCACTACGGTCAGACGCTGGCGACAACGTGAACAGACTGCCGACCGGCAAACTACGCCGAAAGTGATACACAAAGCGATGAGACAAGAGCAGATCGCGCTGATTAATGGGCTGCGGGATGCGACCGGCGCGCCGTTAGATGAGCTTTTGTTACTGGTCAATGAAGGGCTGGGCATTCACGTATCCCGTGCGACGCTAAATCGTTATCTCAAACCTGTAAGGATGATGCGTCAGGGAACGCTTTTGCAGGGGAAAAAGGCACTGAAGGCCGGGCATTTCCCTCATTTGCTTGAGGTGCATCACCTCCCGCTTTCACTGCATATGGAGGATGGCGGGGAGCATCATGTGCTCTGGGCTCGTGAACCGGTGAGCGGCTGGTGCTATGCGCGATTGTATGCAGGGATTTCACCGCATCTGGTCATGAAATGGCTGGATGCGCTGCTGACAGCCTGTCCGGCTGATATACAATCTATTGAGACTTTCTTTTCTGACACCCATCTCGATGGGCTGGAACAGGGGCTGATAGCTCGAGGGATGACGCACAAAATAAACCGTAACGTGCAGAATGCAATTCGGGTAAACCTTCCGCTGGCGGCGATTGTGCCGCGGGTCAAGGACGTATCGGCCAGTCAACTACTGACAGAGATTTGCGAAAGTTATAATACTGGCAAGGCGCAGAAAAAACTGGGGGAGATGACGCCGCAGGCTTTTCTTGAAGCACTACGGCGGAGTGATTAG
- the celB gene encoding PTS cellobiose transporter subunit IIC, protein MNNVLGFLEAKLMPLAAKTAQQRHLGAIRGAYVSFMPFIIVGSILLVISSFPNQTYQQFMSGAFGESWSSIIEIPFNAVFSTMSLFISFLVAYRLAEHYGEDRISCGILALVSFLILTPFIKVADNGGITVIPVEWIGTKGLFVAMIGSLLWTELFCWLKRKKLVIKMPEGVPPAVQESFAALIPALLVMILVLIIRILFENTHYQTIHRFIYEVVATPVRHYGTSYFGALMTVFSITILWSVGINSGSMINGIIRPLWMENQTDNIAAIQAGVTPPHIITEQFFDMIWMGGAGATLSLVIAMLIFARSKNMREVARLGVGASIFNINEPILFGLPVIMNPIMLIPFNLVPLVLVTIQYVAMKIGAVAVTTGVFIPWTLPPVISGFIVTGHLSGSVMQIINLLIGAMLYLPFMRIVDKQYRAAEITTLTQNESTPVKQE, encoded by the coding sequence ATGAACAATGTTCTGGGATTTCTTGAAGCAAAACTGATGCCGCTTGCGGCCAAAACGGCGCAGCAGCGTCACCTGGGCGCGATCCGCGGCGCCTATGTTTCCTTTATGCCGTTCATTATCGTCGGCTCCATTCTGTTGGTTATCTCCTCCTTTCCGAACCAGACCTATCAGCAATTTATGTCTGGCGCGTTTGGCGAAAGCTGGAGCAGTATTATTGAGATCCCGTTTAACGCGGTGTTCTCAACGATGTCGCTGTTCATCAGTTTCCTGGTTGCCTACCGTCTGGCGGAACACTACGGTGAAGACCGTATCTCCTGCGGCATCCTGGCGCTGGTCAGCTTTCTGATCCTCACTCCGTTTATCAAGGTTGCGGATAACGGCGGCATCACCGTGATACCAGTAGAGTGGATCGGCACTAAAGGGCTGTTCGTGGCAATGATTGGCTCGTTGCTGTGGACTGAATTGTTCTGCTGGCTGAAACGCAAAAAGCTGGTCATTAAGATGCCCGAAGGGGTTCCGCCTGCCGTACAGGAATCGTTTGCCGCGCTGATCCCCGCCCTGTTGGTAATGATCCTGGTGCTGATTATTCGCATCCTGTTTGAAAATACCCACTACCAGACAATTCACCGCTTTATCTATGAAGTGGTTGCGACGCCGGTTCGTCACTATGGCACCTCCTATTTTGGCGCGCTGATGACGGTTTTCAGCATCACGATTTTATGGTCGGTAGGGATTAACTCCGGGTCGATGATCAATGGCATTATCCGGCCACTGTGGATGGAGAACCAGACGGATAACATCGCCGCCATTCAGGCGGGCGTTACGCCACCGCATATTATCACCGAGCAGTTTTTTGACATGATCTGGATGGGGGGCGCCGGCGCAACCTTATCGCTGGTCATCGCGATGCTGATATTTGCCCGCAGTAAAAACATGCGGGAAGTGGCCCGACTGGGAGTCGGCGCATCGATTTTCAATATCAACGAACCCATTCTGTTCGGCCTGCCGGTAATCATGAACCCCATCATGCTTATACCGTTCAACCTGGTGCCTCTGGTGTTAGTCACCATCCAGTACGTCGCAATGAAAATTGGCGCCGTTGCCGTCACGACGGGCGTGTTTATTCCATGGACGCTCCCGCCGGTTATCAGTGGTTTTATCGTCACAGGCCATCTTAGCGGTAGCGTCATGCAAATCATCAATTTACTGATTGGCGCAATGCTCTATCTGCCCTTTATGCGCATTGTCGATAAACAGTACCGCGCGGCGGAAATCACCACGCTGACACAAAACGAGAGTACACCCGTTAAACAGGAGTAA
- a CDS encoding N(4)-(beta-N-acetylglucosaminyl)-L-asparaginase: MWGIIATWRMALEGVTESASALAAGQTAASAVVDAVAAVEDFPLYKSVGYGGLPTEKGEVELDAAFMDGDTLAFGAVGNLVDIANPVRVAHALSRQRYNSLLVGQGAREWALSQGFAEKTMLTDRAIQHYRKRCRETLDKGLSPYDGHDTVGIIGLDAQGSMSVATSTSGLFMKKRGRLGDSPIIGSGFYCDSQIGAATATGVGEDLMKGCTSYEIVRRMAQGMTPQQAADSVVFELEDNLMSRFGRVGDLSVVCMNHRGEFGAATNIKTFSFTVATASHPLTVYLAERRHEKTYYQPVDEAWMQAYVARIRAPIEEEE, from the coding sequence ATGTGGGGAATTATCGCCACCTGGCGAATGGCGCTTGAAGGCGTTACTGAGTCCGCTTCCGCACTGGCTGCAGGCCAAACAGCGGCCAGCGCGGTAGTCGATGCCGTTGCCGCAGTTGAGGACTTCCCATTATACAAATCCGTTGGCTACGGCGGACTGCCAACCGAAAAGGGTGAGGTGGAACTGGATGCCGCGTTTATGGATGGCGACACGCTGGCGTTCGGCGCCGTGGGCAATCTCGTGGATATCGCCAATCCGGTACGCGTTGCGCACGCCCTGAGTCGTCAGCGGTATAACAGCCTGCTTGTCGGCCAGGGCGCTCGCGAGTGGGCGTTAAGCCAGGGGTTTGCAGAAAAAACCATGCTTACCGACCGCGCCATCCAACACTATCGCAAACGCTGCCGTGAGACGCTGGATAAAGGACTGAGCCCTTATGACGGCCATGATACCGTCGGTATTATCGGACTGGACGCGCAGGGTTCGATGAGCGTGGCGACCTCCACCAGCGGTCTGTTTATGAAAAAACGCGGTCGTCTGGGAGATTCACCGATTATTGGCTCCGGCTTCTACTGCGACAGTCAAATCGGTGCCGCGACCGCCACTGGCGTTGGCGAAGACCTGATGAAGGGCTGCACCAGCTACGAAATCGTTCGCCGTATGGCGCAGGGCATGACGCCGCAGCAGGCTGCGGACTCAGTGGTTTTTGAACTGGAGGACAACCTGATGTCCCGCTTTGGCCGGGTGGGCGATTTGTCCGTCGTGTGTATGAATCACCGGGGAGAATTTGGCGCGGCGACCAATATCAAAACCTTCTCGTTTACCGTTGCCACAGCCAGCCACCCACTCACAGTCTATCTCGCGGAACGTCGGCACGAAAAGACGTATTACCAGCCAGTCGATGAGGCGTGGATGCAGGCCTACGTAGCCCGGATCCGTGCGCCAATAGAGGAAGAAGAATGA
- a CDS encoding leucyl aminopeptidase family protein — MMTYQLIQSLSEAQPNAHLIARPTSQQLPDTALINEMRATGNMADTCFGCAPFKRITLIPSALWQDNLTDSLLNALRPLFATPVSSHVIIDVREIHETVLLQVLRFLFNQVHRLDDLQLKTANNATMRLAHIAALCLPEQQEALEEIFRQQQAIANGMVAARRLADIPSEQCTPQFVVEEAQRLCAAYPDLRCEVLDEQAIVAQGLGLLHAVGKGSSRPPRLLAIHYDGASSGPVRSYVGKGITFDTGGLWLKEGAGMYTMKYDMCGAANVLGLMLSIAGLALPVRVMGVLALAENAIGPDAMQPGSVARACNGMTVEINNTDAEGRLVLADAIAWASQRHEETRYIIDLATLTGAVVKALGYELSGLMTQDNALRAALTAAGEQSGDEVWSLPLDARLKKQTESAIADLCNTPTNNAAISASAAWLLHHFCPATIPWAHLDVSGTALWREGGRSVASGRPIPLLMQHLLNDLAVEE; from the coding sequence ATGATGACATATCAGTTGATTCAGTCCCTTTCAGAGGCGCAACCCAACGCGCACCTGATTGCCCGCCCCACAAGCCAACAGTTACCGGACACCGCGCTGATAAACGAAATGCGTGCCACGGGTAACATGGCGGATACCTGTTTTGGCTGCGCCCCTTTCAAACGCATCACCCTCATTCCATCCGCGCTGTGGCAGGACAACCTGACGGACAGTTTGCTGAACGCATTGCGTCCATTGTTCGCCACGCCGGTCAGTTCCCACGTGATCATTGACGTTCGCGAAATTCACGAAACCGTGCTGCTTCAGGTTCTGCGTTTTCTGTTCAATCAGGTACATCGCCTTGACGACCTGCAACTGAAAACCGCAAACAACGCGACGATGCGACTCGCCCACATAGCGGCGCTTTGTTTACCCGAACAGCAGGAAGCGTTAGAGGAAATTTTCCGTCAGCAGCAGGCCATTGCCAACGGCATGGTCGCCGCCCGCCGTCTGGCGGATATTCCATCCGAGCAGTGTACGCCGCAGTTCGTTGTCGAAGAGGCTCAACGTCTATGCGCGGCTTACCCTGACCTGCGCTGCGAAGTGCTGGACGAGCAGGCCATCGTCGCGCAAGGTCTTGGCTTGCTGCACGCCGTAGGGAAAGGCTCCAGCCGCCCACCCCGCCTGCTGGCGATTCACTACGACGGTGCCAGCAGCGGCCCGGTGCGCAGCTATGTCGGGAAAGGCATCACTTTCGACACCGGCGGTTTGTGGCTGAAAGAAGGCGCGGGGATGTACACCATGAAGTACGACATGTGCGGCGCGGCCAACGTGCTTGGGCTGATGCTAAGCATTGCCGGGCTGGCGCTGCCGGTCCGGGTAATGGGCGTGCTGGCGCTGGCGGAAAACGCCATAGGCCCCGACGCCATGCAGCCGGGTAGCGTAGCTCGCGCCTGTAACGGGATGACGGTGGAGATCAACAATACCGACGCCGAAGGACGACTGGTACTTGCAGACGCCATTGCCTGGGCCAGCCAGCGCCACGAAGAGACTCGCTATATCATTGATTTAGCAACGCTGACCGGCGCTGTGGTGAAAGCGCTGGGCTATGAGTTGAGCGGGTTGATGACCCAGGATAACGCGCTGCGTGCGGCGTTAACCGCTGCCGGTGAACAGAGCGGTGATGAAGTCTGGTCGCTGCCACTGGACGCTCGCCTGAAAAAACAAACGGAGAGCGCGATTGCAGACCTGTGCAATACGCCGACTAACAACGCGGCAATCAGCGCATCGGCGGCCTGGCTGCTGCATCATTTTTGTCCGGCAACTATTCCGTGGGCGCATCTCGACGTCAGCGGTACGGCGTTGTGGCGCGAGGGAGGAAGAAGCGTGGCGTCGGGCAGGCCGATTCCACTGCTGATGCAGCATTTGCTTAACGATCTGGCTGTTGAGGAGTAA
- a CDS encoding DnaA inactivator Hda, translated as MNTPAQLSLPLYLPDDETFASFWPGDNASLLAALQNVLRQEHSGYIYLWSREGAGRSHLLHAACAELSQRGDAVGYVPLDKRTWFVPEVLDGMEHLSLVCIDNIECVAGDELWEMAIFDLYNRILESGKTRLLITGDRPPRQLKLGLPDLASRLDWGQIYKLQPLSDEDKLQALQLRARLRGFELPEDVGRFLLKRLDREMRTLFMTLDQLDHASITAQRKLTIPFVKEILKL; from the coding sequence CTGAACACACCGGCACAGCTCTCTTTGCCACTTTATCTTCCTGACGACGAAACTTTCGCAAGTTTCTGGCCGGGGGATAACGCCTCTTTACTGGCCGCACTGCAAAATGTGCTGCGTCAGGAGCATAGCGGATACATCTATCTCTGGTCGCGTGAAGGCGCAGGCCGCAGCCATTTGCTGCACGCCGCCTGTGCTGAACTGTCCCAGCGTGGCGATGCGGTAGGTTATGTGCCGCTGGACAAACGAACCTGGTTCGTACCGGAAGTGCTCGATGGCATGGAACATCTGTCGTTAGTCTGCATCGATAATATCGAATGCGTTGCCGGGGATGAACTGTGGGAGATGGCCATTTTTGATCTCTACAACCGTATTCTGGAATCCGGAAAAACGCGGTTGCTAATCACCGGCGATCGCCCGCCGCGTCAGTTAAAACTGGGGTTACCCGATCTGGCCTCGCGCCTGGACTGGGGACAAATCTACAAGCTGCAACCACTGTCGGATGAAGACAAACTGCAGGCGCTACAGTTACGCGCCCGACTGCGCGGATTTGAACTCCCGGAAGATGTGGGGCGCTTCTTACTTAAGCGGCTCGACAGGGAAATGCGCACGCTGTTTATGACGCTCGATCAGCTTGATCACGCCTCCATCACCGCACAGCGCAAATTGACCATTCCGTTCGTAAAAGAGATTCTGAAGCTCTAG
- the uraA gene encoding uracil permease: protein MTRRAIGVSERPPLLQTIPLSLQHLFAMFGATVLVPVLFHINPATVLLFNGIGTLLYLFICKGKIPAYLGSSFAFISPVLLLLPLGYEVALGGFIMCGVLFCLVSFIVKKAGTGWLDVMFPPAAMGAIVAVIGLELAGVAAGMAGLLPAEGQSADSKTIIISMVTLAVTVFGSVLFRGFLAIIPILIGVLAGYALSFAMGVVDTTPIAEAHWFALPTFYTPRFEWFAILTILPAALVVIAEHVGHLVVTANIVKKDLVRDPGLHRSMFANGLSTVISGFFGSTPNTTYGENIGVMAITRVYSTWVIGGAAIFAILLSCVGKLAAAIQIIPLPVMGGVSLLLYGVIGASGIRVLIESKVDYNKAQNLILTSVILIIGVSGAKVHIGAAELKGMALATIVGIALSLIFKLISVLRPEEVVLDAEDADTPQQ from the coding sequence ATGACGCGCCGTGCTATCGGGGTGAGTGAAAGACCGCCGCTTTTACAGACAATCCCGCTTAGTTTGCAACACCTGTTCGCCATGTTTGGCGCAACCGTGCTGGTGCCAGTTCTGTTTCATATCAACCCGGCTACCGTTCTGTTGTTCAACGGGATCGGGACGTTGCTGTATCTCTTTATCTGTAAAGGAAAAATCCCTGCCTATTTAGGTTCAAGCTTCGCCTTTATCTCACCGGTTCTGCTGCTGCTGCCGTTGGGATACGAAGTGGCGCTGGGCGGCTTCATCATGTGTGGCGTGCTGTTCTGCCTGGTTTCGTTCATTGTTAAGAAAGCCGGTACCGGCTGGCTGGACGTGATGTTTCCTCCTGCGGCAATGGGCGCAATCGTTGCCGTCATCGGTCTTGAACTGGCAGGCGTTGCCGCCGGTATGGCCGGATTGCTGCCTGCGGAAGGACAATCTGCGGATTCGAAAACCATCATTATCTCGATGGTGACGCTGGCGGTGACCGTATTTGGCTCGGTGCTGTTCCGTGGTTTCCTTGCGATTATCCCGATCCTGATTGGGGTACTGGCAGGTTATGCACTGTCATTTGCGATGGGCGTGGTTGATACCACACCGATTGCCGAGGCGCACTGGTTTGCGCTGCCGACCTTCTACACCCCTCGTTTTGAGTGGTTCGCCATTCTGACCATTCTGCCTGCGGCGCTGGTGGTGATTGCCGAACACGTCGGTCACCTGGTGGTGACGGCGAACATCGTCAAAAAAGATCTGGTTCGCGATCCGGGTCTGCATCGCTCAATGTTTGCTAACGGTCTGTCGACGGTGATTTCCGGCTTCTTTGGCTCCACGCCGAACACCACCTACGGTGAGAACATTGGCGTAATGGCAATCACGCGTGTTTACAGTACCTGGGTGATCGGCGGCGCGGCGATTTTCGCTATTCTGCTCTCCTGCGTCGGTAAACTGGCGGCGGCGATTCAGATCATTCCGCTGCCGGTGATGGGTGGGGTGTCATTGCTGCTGTACGGGGTGATCGGGGCATCCGGTATTCGCGTGCTGATTGAATCGAAAGTGGATTACAACAAAGCGCAGAACCTGATCCTGACCTCTGTCATCCTGATCATCGGCGTCAGCGGCGCGAAAGTGCACATTGGCGCGGCGGAGCTGAAAGGAATGGCGCTGGCGACAATCGTCGGGATCGCGCTGAGCCTGATCTTCAAGCTGATCTCTGTTCTGCGCCCAGAAGAAGTGGTGCTGGACGCGGAAGATGCGGATACGCCGCAACAGTAA
- the upp gene encoding uracil phosphoribosyltransferase, with protein sequence MKIVEVKHPLVKHKLGLMRENDISTKRFRELASEVGSLLTYEATAGLETEKVTIEGWNGPVEVDQIKGKKITVVPILRAGLGMMDGVLENVPSARISVVGMYRNEETLEPVPYFQKLVSHIDERMALIVDPMLATGGSVIATIDLLKKAGCSSIKVLVLVAAPEGIAALEKAHPDVELYTASIDQGLNEHGYIIPGLGDAGDKIFGTK encoded by the coding sequence ATGAAGATCGTGGAAGTCAAACACCCACTCGTCAAACACAAGCTGGGTCTGATGCGTGAGAACGATATCAGCACCAAACGCTTTCGTGAACTCGCCTCGGAAGTAGGCAGTCTGCTGACCTACGAAGCGACTGCGGGCCTGGAAACTGAAAAAGTGACCATTGAAGGCTGGAATGGTCCGGTCGAAGTGGATCAAATCAAAGGCAAAAAAATTACCGTCGTGCCTATCCTGCGTGCAGGTTTGGGGATGATGGACGGCGTGCTGGAAAACGTACCGAGCGCGCGTATCAGTGTAGTCGGCATGTACCGTAACGAAGAGACGCTGGAGCCGGTTCCGTATTTCCAGAAACTGGTTTCTCATATCGACGAGCGCATGGCGCTGATCGTCGACCCTATGCTGGCGACCGGGGGTTCCGTTATCGCCACCATCGATCTGCTGAAAAAAGCGGGCTGCAGCAGCATCAAAGTGCTGGTGCTGGTGGCGGCGCCGGAAGGCATCGCCGCGCTGGAAAAAGCGCATCCGGATGTGGAACTGTACACCGCATCGATCGACCAGGGCCTGAACGAGCACGGATACATTATTCCGGGGCTTGGTGATGCCGGCGATAAGATTTTTGGTACTAAGTAA
- a CDS encoding 6-phospho-beta-glucosidase codes for MSGFNANFMWGGAVAAHQLEGGWQEGGKGISVADVMTAGAHGVAREITDGVLPGKNYPNHEAIDFYHRYKEDIRLFAEMGFKCFRTSIAWTRIFPRGDETQPNEAGLQFYDNLFDECLKYGIEPVITLSHFEMPYHLVTEYGGWRNRKLIDFFVRFAKVVFTRYQHKVKYWMTFNEINNQANYHEDFAPFTNSGLKYQPGEDREPVMYQAAHYELVASALAVKAAREINPTLQIGCMIAMCPIYPLTCAPDDMMMAMNAMHRRYWFTDVHVRGKYPQHILNYFARREFDLDITEEDRIALSEGCVDYIGFSYYMSFVTKATDDNPQLDYDESKSLVSNPYVQKSDWGWQIDPVGLRYSLNWFWDHYQLPLFIVENGFGAIDVQLPDGTVDDSYRIEYMAAHLREMKKAVEEDGVDLMGYTPWGCIDLVSAGTGEMKKRYGFIYVDKNNDGSGTLARSRKKSFAWYQQVIKSNGESL; via the coding sequence ATGTCTGGATTTAACGCGAATTTCATGTGGGGCGGGGCGGTCGCCGCTCATCAGCTTGAGGGTGGTTGGCAGGAAGGCGGAAAAGGGATCAGCGTTGCCGACGTCATGACGGCGGGCGCTCACGGCGTTGCGCGAGAAATTACTGATGGCGTGCTGCCCGGGAAAAACTACCCTAACCACGAGGCGATCGATTTCTATCATCGCTACAAAGAAGACATCAGGTTGTTTGCAGAAATGGGCTTTAAATGTTTTCGTACCTCCATCGCCTGGACGCGTATTTTCCCGCGCGGGGATGAAACGCAGCCAAACGAGGCGGGACTGCAATTTTACGACAATCTGTTTGATGAATGTCTGAAATACGGCATTGAACCGGTGATTACTCTGTCGCATTTCGAGATGCCCTACCATCTGGTGACGGAGTATGGCGGCTGGCGCAACCGCAAGCTGATCGACTTTTTTGTCCGCTTTGCAAAAGTAGTCTTTACCCGCTATCAGCACAAAGTGAAGTACTGGATGACCTTCAATGAGATCAACAACCAGGCAAATTATCATGAGGATTTTGCGCCGTTCACTAACTCCGGCCTGAAGTATCAGCCAGGTGAAGATCGTGAGCCGGTAATGTACCAGGCGGCGCATTACGAACTGGTGGCCAGTGCGCTGGCGGTGAAGGCGGCACGAGAAATTAACCCGACGTTGCAGATCGGCTGCATGATCGCCATGTGTCCTATCTACCCGCTGACCTGTGCACCAGACGACATGATGATGGCGATGAACGCCATGCATCGTCGCTACTGGTTTACCGACGTGCATGTACGGGGGAAATATCCGCAGCATATTCTCAACTATTTTGCGCGCCGCGAGTTTGACCTCGATATTACGGAGGAAGACCGCATTGCTCTGTCCGAAGGCTGCGTGGATTACATCGGTTTTAGCTATTACATGTCGTTTGTCACCAAAGCGACAGACGATAATCCGCAGCTCGATTATGACGAGAGCAAAAGCCTGGTCTCCAATCCCTACGTACAGAAATCGGACTGGGGCTGGCAGATTGATCCGGTGGGACTGCGCTATTCGCTAAACTGGTTCTGGGATCACTACCAGTTGCCGTTGTTTATCGTTGAAAACGGGTTTGGTGCGATTGATGTTCAACTGCCTGACGGCACCGTGGATGACAGCTATCGTATCGAGTATATGGCGGCGCATCTTCGTGAAATGAAAAAAGCGGTGGAAGAAGATGGCGTGGATCTCATGGGGTACACGCCGTGGGGATGTATCGATCTGGTCTCTGCGGGAACGGGAGAGATGAAAAAGCGCTACGGGTTTATCTACGTTGATAAAAATAATGACGGTAGTGGGACGCTGGCGCGCAGCCGTAAGAAATCTTTCGCCTGGTATCAGCAGGTGATAAAAAGTAACGGTGAATCCCTCTGA